TGgattccttttctttataGGAGCATCTTCTGCTTTTAGCGGCTACAAGCCTTTGTTTTTAATCTAGAAACTGTGTATTTAGAGCCTGAGATTGCCGTTAGGAATCTCGCAAATGTGAACGTTACACCTAGGAATCGACTGTCATATCGCACTTGGTAAATGTCGTTCATAAAATCTATCGTAAGAATGAACCACGGAGCCTCCCTCAAGAACATAATCAAGAGGTCGCCCGGAACAATGAAGACCGGAAAGggggaagaagaaaaggtttCAAAGCTTAAACCTAAAGTCGATGTTGTACTGAAGAATGAGAGtgaaaagaatgataaGGGAGCAAAGATTGTTACATTACCCATTGAACGAGGATTTGATCTTATTCCGAGTAAGGTAAGTTTGATGTTAACGTAATTGAGCAATGGAAACAAATACCGGATCTCGTCAATTTGGCGGATAAGATTGTTCTCCAAAAACTCTGCCAGTAGGTACTATAGACCCTCCTTCTAGACTATTTTCTTCTCAACATACATCTCTAGGGTTGACTTTCTGGTGTGGCGCATCTAACATAAAATTGTGCCTTTTGAACCCATTCAATTGCTCTTGTTACTCTCTCGCCGACATTCACGAGCTAAcacaaatttacagaaaaaGACACTTGTTTTGGATCTAGATGAAACGCTTATCCACTCTAGTTTTGATGGAATTGAGAACTACTCTTACTCTGTTCAGGTAAGTGTTTCACGTTAATCCTCTATAGTTGTGTATACTCTTACAAATCACCATTTAGCTCCTTCAAGATGGTATTAAGCGTGatgtttttgttgcaaAGAGGCCGTTTGTGGACGAGTTTTTGTTGCAAGTATCTCGCTTATTCGAAGTTGTAATTTTCACTGCTGGTATAAGTTCGTATGCAAATCCTGTGATTGATGTTTTGGACACAAACAAAGTCTGCAAGAGGCGGTACTTCCGAGACAGTTGCCTTTTTTACTCTGGATACTATATCAAGGATTTAACAATTGTACAAAAGTCTTTAAAGGATGTGGTAATCATTGACAACTCACCTCCATGTTATTGTTTAAACCCAAATAATGCAGTCCCAATTGAGAGTTGGTTTGACGACGAGGAAGATCACGAGCTCCTCAAGCTACTACCACTAC
The sequence above is drawn from the Theileria equi strain WA chromosome 4 map unlocalized gcontig_1105471998858, whole genome shotgun sequence genome and encodes:
- a CDS encoding conserved hypothetical protein (encoded by transcript BEWA_017070A), translated to MSFIKSIVRMNHGASLKNIIKRSPGTMKTGKGEEEKVSKLKPKVDVVLKNESEKNDKGAKIVTLPIERGFDLIPSKKKTLVLDLDETLIHSSFDGIENYSYSVQLLQDGIKRDVFVAKRPFVDEFLLQVSRLFEVVIFTAGISSYANPVIDVLDTNKVCKRRYFRDSCLFYSGYYIKDLTIVQKSLKDVVIIDNSPPCYCLNPNNAVPIESWFDDEEDHELLKLLPLLYQLAHAEDVTDILKSSTVGQDYGLAQTAIENIRRMALKL